A segment of the Pseudomonadota bacterium genome:
AGCCGCGCGCGGCGCGGATGCGGCTCGCGTCGAGGGCGATACGCGACACTTCGCCCGGCCGCACCTCGCCGAAGCGCGGCTCGACCTTCACACCGAGCGCGTCGCGTACCGCGTCGAAGATCATGCGGTCCGTGACTTCGAGGCCGAAGCCCAAGTTGAACACGCTGCCTTCATCGCCATAGGCCACCAGCATGCGCGTGGCGGCGGCCACGTCCGACACGTGCACGTAATCGCGCGACTTCGAACCGTCGCCGAAGATGATCGGCTGTTCGCCGGCCAGCATCTGGCGCGTGAATATCGCCACCACGCCCGCTTCGCCATGGGGGTCCTGGCGCGGACCATAGACGTTCGGGTAACGCAGCGCCACGTAGGCCATGCCGTAGAGACGGCGATAGAGGCCGAGGTACTGCTCGAAGGTGTACTTGGTCAGGCCATAGGGCGACATCGGCGCGATTGGATGGCTCTCCTCCACCGGCACGTGTTCGGGCTCACCGTACACTGCGCCGCCGGTCGAGGCGAACAGGATTTTCTGCACGCCGCTGTGGCGCGCGCTTTCCAGCACGTTGAGCGCGCCGATGACGTTCACCGAGGCATCGAAGGCCGGCTCGCGCACCGCGCGCCGCACGTCCATCTGCGCCGCCTGGTGACTCACCACGTCGGGCTTCTCGCGCGCGAACAGCGCCGGCAGCTCCGGCGAGCGGATGTCCATCTCGTAGAAGCGCGCATGGGGATTGAGATTGGCGCGCTTGCCGGTCGACAGATCATCGACCACCACCACTTCATGGCCGGCCTCGAACAGGGCGTCGACAATATGCGAACCAATGAAGCCGGCGCCGCCGGTGACCAGGCATTTCATGTTGCGTCCTCGTCAGGTACTGAAGATTATCTTGCTGCCTTCCGGCTCGAGCTGGAACGGCACTTCGCGCAGGCCCTTGAGCGCCGCGCGTACCGAGGCCTGGCTGCCGCGCTCGCACAAGAGCAGGATGAAGCCGCCACCGCCGGCGCCGGTGATCTTGCCGCCGAGGGCGCCGGCATTGCGCGCCCGCGCGTAGATGTCGTCGATGGCGGCATTGCTGATCAGCGAGGCGAGGCCGCGCTTCAACTGCCAACCATGGTGCAGGGCGCGACCGAATTCCTTGAGGTCGCCCGCCAGCAGCGCGTTCTCCATCACGTCGACCAGCGCCACCATCTCGCCGAGGGTCGAGGCATTGGCCTCGACGCGAGCCTTCTGCTCGGTCAGCACCGCGCCGGCGTCGCGGCCCTGGCCACTGTAATAGAGCAGCAGCGCGTCGTTGAGGTTGTGCAGCACCTCGGGCGCGATCACCACCGGCCGCACTTCGACGCGGTCATCGCTACGGAACGTGATGCGCGACAGGCCGCCGAAGGCGGCGATGTATTGATCCTGCTTGCCGATGGGCTTGCCGAGCACGTCGATTTCGATGGCCGAGGCCTCGGCGCCCAGGGTGTCCTTGGTCTGCGGCCGGCCGAGGTAGTGGTACATGGCATTCAAGAGTCCGACCGTGACGCTCGACGATGAGCCGAGACCGGTGCCGGTGGACGGCACGTCGGCCATGGTCGAGATCTCCAGCGCACCGCTGATGCCGGTCAGGCGCATGCTCTCGCGCACCAGCTCGTGCTGCAGTTCGTCGATGCTGTCGACCAGTTCCGTGCGCGAATAGCCGACCCGGATGCGTTCGTCGAAGCGCCGCTGCAGGATGACGTGGATGTACTTGTCGATGGCGGTCGACAGCACCGCGCCGCCGTGACGGCGGTAATAGTCTGGGAAATCGCTGCCGCCGCCGGCGAAACTGACGCGTAGAGGTGTGCGCGTGATGAGCATGGCGAATCAATGTCCTCGCTGTTGCGCCAAGGCCTGGCGATAGCTCGCTTCCATGCGGTCGACCACCGCGTCCCAATTGTATTCCCGCGTCACGCGTTCGCGGCCGCCGGCGGCGAGGCTCGCCACCCGCGCCGGATCCGCCAGCAGGCCGGCCAGCGTGTCGCGCAGATGGCCGACGTCGCCGCGCCGGAACGTGACGCCACATTCGCCCAGCGCCTCGCGGTTGGCTTCGATGTCGCTGGCCAGCACGCACTTGCCGAAGCTCAAGGCATGCAGCAGCGAATGCGGCAGACCTTCGAGATCCGAGGGCAGCACGTAGAGGTAGGCGTGGTTGTACAACTCCTCGAGCAGGCGACCGCCGACCGCGCCGGTGAAGATCACGTTCGGGCCGGCCATGCGCGCGAGACTCGCGGCATAGTCTTCGCTGTGACTGGCGGGCCCGGCCATCACCAGCTTGCGCGGGGTAGCGAGCGCGGCATAGGCCTCGAGCAGGTAATGACAGCCCTTCTCCGGCACCAGGCGGCCGAGGAACAGGATGTACTGGTCGGGCTCGAGACCGAGTTCGGTAATGAGCCGTGGCTCGTGGTCCACGCCCGGCAGCACACCGGTCGGCACGTAGTCGACGCTGCGCCCGTAGCGTGCGGCGAAGTAGCGCACCAGCGCCTGCGAGATGACCATGGTGCGGTGAGGAAAATACAGCGCCGCGTATTCGGCCGCGCGCAAACAGGCGCGCGCGAAGCGCCCCCACTTCTCACGCTCCCAATCCAGCCCGTGCACCTGCGACACGGTCGCGCGCCCGCACAATCGCGGCAGCCAGGAGAACACCGACGGCCCGAGCGCATGGAAGTGCACCACGTCGGCATCGCTGCCGGCCGCGTGACAGGCCGCCAGCAGGGTGTGGGTGATGGCGTCGAGATGCTTGGTGTTGATGGACGGCAGGTGCACGATGCGCATGCCCTTGAACTCGTCGCCGACCTCGACATAGGGCCTGACGTAGACCGTCACCCGGTGCCCCCGCGCGGCGAGTCGCGCACCCACTTCCTCGGTGAAATTCTCGATGCCGGCCGGAAAAGGAATACCCTTCAGGCCGACGAACGCAATCTTCAAGGGCGCGTGGCGGGCGACCTCGGCGGCTGCGCTCATGGCGACTTGAGTCGCGAGAAGGCCAGCGCCGCGATGCAGTAGATGCCGAGCGCAATCAGGATCGTGACCTTGAAGCCGAACCACAGCGCCAGCAGCACGCTGGCCAGCGAACCGATGACGGTGAACAGGCCATTCAAAGCCCACGCCCACGCCACCGCGCCGGTCGCGCGGCCGCTGATGGCGAGGATGCCGAGCGGGAACGGCATGCCTAGGCAGAACGCCAGCGGCAAAATCAACAGCGCCGCCACCAGCGCGCGCAGCGCGACGTCGGCGGCGAGGAAATGCTGGAACACCGCTTCGTGGCAGGCGAGCAGGGCCTCCCCACAGGCCAGCGCGCCAACGAAGGGCCACCACCAGCGACGCGTCGGATCGATGCCGAGCAGGCCCGAGCACAGGCTGCCGATACCGGCGCCCAACAGCAGCGTGAATATCACCGTCGCATAGGTATACAGCGGTACGCCCACCAGCTTCATGAAGATCTGCACGAATACCAGTTCGATGATGATGAAGCCGGCGCCGAGACTGGCGAAATACACCACCAGCGCGGCGCGATGGGCAAAGCCCTCGCGACCGACCGGCGCGAAGCGCAAGGGCACGATGACGAAGCCCAGCGCGAACAGCAGCGACACCAGCGCCGTCACCTGCAAATGCACGGTATCCATGGCGATGTGATTGCCGCGCATCTGCGAGTTCATGATGGCGGCGATGGCGAAACTCACGAACTGCGAGTCATCGGGCGTGACGCGTTTGACCTCCTTGCGCAACATGCTGAAGAACGGCCGGTCATCGGTGGTGGGGTTGAGCCGGTAGGGCGCACGCGCCGCCAGCGTCTCGTCGAAGCTGCCACTGAAGAACGCCGGTTCGAGAAAGCCGTTGGCGGGCTCGAGCGGGTTCTGTGTCATGCGCATCTCGAAGTCGTGGTCACCGACGTCGCGCGCGTCGTCGAACAGGCCCTTCAGTTCGGCGCGTTCCAGCGCATTCCACGGCCGGGTCATGAAATCGCGCGCCGCCGCCACCTGCTCCGCGGTCCACGGCGTCATCTTGATGAGGATGGTCGGCAAGGTGTCGGCCACGCCGTGCATTTCGAAAATCAACACGTGGCGCTGGAAATCGCCGCGCCCCAATTGCTTCCAGGCCAGCGCCGCAGTGGTGATGACGCGCGGGTAGGTGTGATGGTTGACGTGCAGCAGGCCGTCGGGCTTGAGCTTG
Coding sequences within it:
- a CDS encoding glycosyltransferase family 4 protein, which codes for MSAAAEVARHAPLKIAFVGLKGIPFPAGIENFTEEVGARLAARGHRVTVYVRPYVEVGDEFKGMRIVHLPSINTKHLDAITHTLLAACHAAGSDADVVHFHALGPSVFSWLPRLCGRATVSQVHGLDWEREKWGRFARACLRAAEYAALYFPHRTMVISQALVRYFAARYGRSVDYVPTGVLPGVDHEPRLITELGLEPDQYILFLGRLVPEKGCHYLLEAYAALATPRKLVMAGPASHSEDYAASLARMAGPNVIFTGAVGGRLLEELYNHAYLYVLPSDLEGLPHSLLHALSFGKCVLASDIEANREALGECGVTFRRGDVGHLRDTLAGLLADPARVASLAAGGRERVTREYNWDAVVDRMEASYRQALAQQRGH
- a CDS encoding NAD-dependent epimerase/dehydratase family protein codes for the protein MKCLVTGGAGFIGSHIVDALFEAGHEVVVVDDLSTGKRANLNPHARFYEMDIRSPELPALFAREKPDVVSHQAAQMDVRRAVREPAFDASVNVIGALNVLESARHSGVQKILFASTGGAVYGEPEHVPVEESHPIAPMSPYGLTKYTFEQYLGLYRRLYGMAYVALRYPNVYGPRQDPHGEAGVVAIFTRQMLAGEQPIIFGDGSKSRDYVHVSDVAAATRMLVAYGDEGSVFNLGFGLEVTDRMIFDAVRDALGVKVEPRFGEVRPGEVSRIALDASRIRAARGWQPTLGYREGIARTVEWYKANPA
- a CDS encoding GHMP kinase gives rise to the protein MLITRTPLRVSFAGGGSDFPDYYRRHGGAVLSTAIDKYIHVILQRRFDERIRVGYSRTELVDSIDELQHELVRESMRLTGISGALEISTMADVPSTGTGLGSSSSVTVGLLNAMYHYLGRPQTKDTLGAEASAIEIDVLGKPIGKQDQYIAAFGGLSRITFRSDDRVEVRPVVIAPEVLHNLNDALLLYYSGQGRDAGAVLTEQKARVEANASTLGEMVALVDVMENALLAGDLKEFGRALHHGWQLKRGLASLISNAAIDDIYARARNAGALGGKITGAGGGGFILLLCERGSQASVRAALKGLREVPFQLEPEGSKIIFST